A genomic stretch from Petrimonas mucosa includes:
- a CDS encoding DUF1697 domain-containing protein encodes MVEKASRRYIALLRGINVGGNNIIRMADLKQSFEELGFSEVTTYIQSGNVLFNSSEGDKQLLTGKIEAHLSERFAYQSKIVLVTQDQLRQIVESAPQGFGEEPGEYRYNVLFLKEPLTAEEAMQSITIRERVDRVWAGEEVLYFSVLTSRATQSRLSRIVGQPIYQWITIRNWNTTTKMTTM; translated from the coding sequence ATGGTTGAAAAAGCTAGCAGAAGATACATCGCCCTGCTGAGGGGGATCAACGTGGGCGGCAACAACATCATCCGGATGGCCGACCTGAAACAATCGTTCGAGGAGCTCGGATTCAGCGAGGTTACCACCTATATCCAGAGCGGAAATGTGCTGTTCAACAGTAGCGAAGGCGACAAACAGCTGCTCACCGGAAAGATCGAGGCGCACCTCTCGGAGCGGTTTGCCTACCAGTCGAAAATCGTCCTTGTCACACAGGACCAGCTCCGGCAGATCGTAGAATCGGCGCCGCAAGGATTTGGAGAAGAGCCAGGCGAGTACCGCTACAACGTACTCTTCCTCAAGGAGCCGCTAACCGCAGAGGAGGCGATGCAATCGATCACCATCCGTGAGAGGGTCGACCGGGTATGGGCGGGTGAAGAGGTGCTCTACTTCTCGGTACTGACTAGCCGGGCCACTCAGAGCCGTCTCTCCCGGATTGTGGGACAACCTATCTACCAGTGGATCACCATCCGCAACTGGAACACGACCACAAAAATGACAACGATGTAG
- a CDS encoding M28 family metallopeptidase codes for MKREEIIEKATAHLQQLCTVIGERRVGSEANRVASRYAEKVLTGQGWQTRTTLLEVIDWQEEGATVACQGRKFAVFPSPYSLGCSVTGELTAVSSMEQLSATDISDKIVLLHGEIAAQQIAPKKFPFWNPEKHRQLIAMLEQGKPLALLCATSHNAALAGGVYPFPLFEDGDFDIPSVYMKDIEGEKLLVHVGETVELISRARRIPETAYNVTGRNSDQSQGRIVISAHVDTKIGTPGAIDNGTGVTVLLLLAELLKEDSGKQPVELLFLNGEDYYGAPGQVKYMEQHAGEFGDILLNINIDGAGYKEGPTCFSPFGLPEKMQKVLQEIIDKEPEIVEGLPWYQGDHSMFLQQGCPAIAVSSHWFIEHMETQEITHTPKDNLEVVNCERVAEAAMAIAQFVRRLEAI; via the coding sequence ATGAAGAGAGAAGAGATCATTGAAAAGGCAACAGCGCACCTGCAGCAGTTGTGCACTGTGATTGGAGAACGGCGCGTAGGCAGTGAAGCCAACCGGGTGGCCTCGCGATACGCCGAGAAGGTATTGACCGGACAGGGCTGGCAGACCCGAACCACGCTGCTGGAGGTGATCGACTGGCAGGAGGAGGGGGCAACAGTTGCCTGCCAAGGTCGCAAGTTCGCGGTTTTCCCCTCCCCATACTCTCTGGGATGCTCGGTTACCGGTGAGCTGACAGCAGTCAGCAGCATGGAACAGCTGTCGGCTACCGATATCAGCGACAAGATAGTGCTGCTGCATGGCGAGATTGCGGCTCAACAGATCGCACCGAAGAAGTTCCCCTTCTGGAACCCGGAGAAGCATCGGCAGCTGATCGCCATGCTTGAGCAGGGCAAACCCCTGGCCCTGCTCTGTGCCACCTCCCACAATGCCGCCCTCGCCGGTGGAGTATACCCCTTCCCGCTGTTCGAGGATGGCGACTTCGACATTCCCTCCGTCTACATGAAGGATATCGAAGGGGAGAAGCTGCTGGTTCACGTCGGCGAGACTGTCGAATTGATCTCCCGGGCAAGGCGCATTCCCGAAACCGCCTACAATGTGACCGGGAGGAATAGCGACCAGTCTCAGGGGAGGATCGTCATCTCGGCACACGTCGACACCAAGATCGGGACGCCGGGTGCGATCGACAACGGGACGGGCGTCACCGTACTGCTGCTGCTTGCCGAGCTGCTGAAGGAGGATAGCGGCAAACAGCCCGTCGAACTGCTCTTTCTGAACGGCGAGGATTATTATGGAGCACCGGGACAGGTCAAGTACATGGAGCAGCATGCCGGAGAGTTTGGCGACATCCTGCTCAATATCAACATCGATGGGGCGGGATACAAGGAGGGTCCGACCTGCTTCTCCCCGTTTGGATTACCGGAAAAAATGCAAAAGGTGCTGCAGGAGATCATCGATAAGGAGCCGGAGATCGTGGAGGGACTTCCCTGGTATCAGGGCGACCACAGCATGTTCCTCCAGCAGGGCTGCCCCGCCATCGCGGTCAGCTCGCACTGGTTTATCGAACATATGGAGACGCAGGAGATCACCCACACCCCCAAGGACAACCTGGAGGTGGTCAACTGTGAACGGGTGGCGGAGGCGGCGATGGCCATTGCCCAGTTTGTCAGGAGGCTGGAGGCGATCTGA
- a CDS encoding nucleotidyl transferase AbiEii/AbiGii toxin family protein, with translation MSLFDQMLARYSEEDGNKNATYEVMQEIILAGLYRGGFFNKAAFYGGTCLRIFHGMKRFSEDMDFSLVASDADFQLEEYFPSIINEFNAVGKEVVISKKEKSTFGRVESAFLKDNTAVYDLKFQTVKSIKIKIEVDIDPPMKFDTEQKLLLLPYSFMTRCFVLSDLYAGKMHAVVFRKWKQRVKGRDWYDFEWFVRNGVRLNFNHLQERIKQFDGVEMSKEKFINELKERLANTDIEMVKRDVLPFIKNPDELEIWSNDYFLQLADMVKFE, from the coding sequence ATGAGTCTATTTGATCAAATGTTAGCACGTTATAGTGAAGAGGATGGAAATAAAAATGCAACCTATGAAGTGATGCAGGAAATTATTCTTGCAGGGCTTTATCGGGGTGGATTTTTCAATAAAGCAGCATTTTACGGTGGTACTTGTTTACGTATTTTTCACGGGATGAAACGTTTTTCGGAAGATATGGATTTTTCGCTTGTTGCTTCCGATGCTGATTTTCAGCTTGAGGAATATTTCCCATCAATAATCAATGAATTTAATGCCGTGGGAAAGGAGGTTGTTATTTCAAAGAAAGAAAAAAGCACATTCGGACGGGTTGAATCCGCTTTTTTAAAAGACAATACAGCGGTTTACGATTTAAAATTTCAAACCGTAAAATCCATCAAAATCAAAATAGAAGTGGATATTGATCCTCCGATGAAATTTGACACAGAACAAAAACTATTGTTGCTCCCTTACTCATTTATGACGCGTTGTTTTGTTTTATCGGATTTGTATGCCGGAAAAATGCACGCTGTGGTGTTCCGAAAATGGAAACAGCGAGTAAAAGGGCGTGATTGGTACGATTTTGAATGGTTCGTTAGAAATGGAGTGAGACTAAACTTCAATCATTTACAAGAGCGAATTAAACAGTTTGATGGCGTTGAAATGAGCAAAGAAAAATTCATAAACGAATTGAAAGAGAGACTTGCAAATACCGATATTGAAATGGTCAAGCGTGACGTATTGCCATTTATTAAAAATCCGGACGAATTGGAAATCTGGTCAAATGACTACTTTTTGCAGTTAGCAGATATGGTGAAATTTGAGTGA
- a CDS encoding type IV toxin-antitoxin system AbiEi family antitoxin domain-containing protein, protein MNSLLDFGIIPIDYTSLRSIYPAHKSLNDKISDLEKQGTIIRLKRGMYVVSPQVSKKHISTELIANHLYGPSYVSMESALRFYGLIPERVFNTVSMTLKRSRSFKNQFGLFSYISCPANYYSIGVSPVVQEDYAFLIATPEKALCDQIVYTPKLQLRSIKLLQTYLEEDIRFDMDAFFKMDISVFEKCAKVSKKKTEITNIIKLLRK, encoded by the coding sequence ATGAATTCGCTACTCGATTTTGGTATTATTCCGATAGATTACACCTCATTGCGAAGTATTTATCCTGCTCATAAATCATTAAACGATAAAATTTCCGATTTAGAAAAACAGGGTACTATTATTCGACTTAAGAGAGGAATGTATGTTGTTTCTCCTCAAGTTTCAAAAAAACACATATCTACAGAGTTGATTGCCAACCATCTCTATGGACCTTCGTACGTATCTATGGAAAGTGCGTTACGGTTTTATGGATTAATACCCGAAAGAGTATTTAATACGGTCTCAATGACCTTAAAGAGAAGTCGGAGTTTTAAGAACCAGTTCGGTCTGTTTAGTTACATATCATGTCCTGCGAATTATTACTCTATTGGAGTTTCGCCAGTCGTTCAAGAGGATTACGCTTTTCTGATTGCCACGCCCGAAAAGGCGTTATGCGACCAAATTGTTTATACCCCAAAACTGCAACTTCGTTCCATAAAATTGCTTCAAACTTATTTAGAAGAGGATATCCGGTTTGATATGGATGCATTTTTTAAAATGGACATATCTGTATTTGAAAAGTGTGCAAAAGTGAGCAAGAAAAAAACGGAGATTACTAATATCATAAAGTTATTGAGAAAATGA
- a CDS encoding class I SAM-dependent methyltransferase has translation MSNENISIHDFDFNLICEYFTNLERQGPGSPEVTLKAFSFIEPLTDTACIADIGCGTGGQTMTLAQHCPGQITGIDLFPLFIDLFNRNATKHNLQERVKGITGDMASLPFKEEELDLIWSEGSIYNIGFEKGLNEWRKLLKRGGYIAISEASWFTVERPAKIHDFWMDAYPEIDTVSHKVAQMEKAGYVPVATFILPENCWTDHFYAPQIAVQEMFLQQHAGNPTAEMLVREQRREKLLYDKYKEYYGYVFYIGKKI, from the coding sequence ATGAGCAACGAAAACATTTCCATACACGACTTCGATTTCAACCTGATCTGTGAATATTTCACCAACCTTGAACGACAGGGACCGGGAAGTCCCGAAGTAACGCTGAAAGCATTCAGCTTCATCGAACCCCTCACCGACACTGCCTGCATCGCCGACATCGGCTGCGGCACCGGGGGACAGACCATGACGCTGGCACAACACTGCCCGGGGCAGATTACCGGCATCGACCTCTTCCCCCTCTTTATCGATCTCTTTAACCGGAACGCGACCAAACACAACCTGCAGGAGCGAGTGAAAGGGATTACTGGAGATATGGCTTCACTTCCATTCAAGGAGGAGGAGCTCGATTTGATCTGGTCGGAAGGGTCGATTTACAACATCGGTTTTGAAAAAGGATTGAACGAATGGCGGAAACTGCTGAAGAGAGGCGGATATATTGCCATATCGGAAGCCTCCTGGTTCACTGTGGAACGCCCTGCCAAGATCCACGATTTCTGGATGGATGCCTATCCGGAGATCGACACCGTCTCTCACAAGGTGGCACAGATGGAGAAAGCAGGCTATGTTCCCGTAGCTACCTTTATCCTGCCGGAAAACTGTTGGACCGACCATTTCTATGCTCCGCAGATTGCCGTGCAGGAGATGTTCCTGCAGCAGCATGCGGGCAACCCCACGGCCGAGATGCTCGTCCGGGAGCAACGTCGCGAGAAATTGCTGTATGACAAATACAAGGAGTACTACGGATATGTCTTCTATATCGGGAAGAAGATCTGA
- a CDS encoding DUF3788 family protein — MQLRDPEIIPTERVLNDVLGNSVYSVLASFLGRITSPEYGLNIEWRYYNDGKAWLGKITQKKKTILWLSIWEGFFKMSFYFTEKHLKSFAELDISKTKKEELATAKPIGKLFPLTVDISCKEQLADLFTVVGFKKSLQIAPIQATTSRGSVRACIASNWL, encoded by the coding sequence ATGCAACTGAGAGACCCGGAAATAATTCCCACAGAAAGGGTACTGAATGACGTATTGGGCAATTCAGTCTACAGCGTCCTGGCATCGTTCCTCGGAAGGATTACAAGCCCGGAGTATGGGCTGAACATCGAGTGGAGGTATTACAACGACGGGAAAGCATGGCTCGGAAAAATAACACAAAAGAAAAAAACCATTCTCTGGCTTTCCATCTGGGAAGGATTCTTCAAGATGAGTTTCTATTTCACCGAAAAGCATCTCAAATCCTTTGCTGAACTGGATATTTCGAAAACCAAAAAAGAGGAGTTAGCCACAGCGAAACCGATAGGGAAGTTATTCCCCCTGACAGTTGATATCAGCTGCAAGGAGCAACTTGCCGACCTGTTTACCGTTGTCGGTTTCAAGAAAAGCCTTCAAATCGCACCCATCCAGGCTACCACCTCCCGGGGCTCCGTCAGAGCATGCATAGCGAGCAACTGGTTGTAA
- a CDS encoding BlaI/MecI/CopY family transcriptional regulator produces the protein MMRLTEKEEEVMQILWDKGPLFVREILEVYPEPKPHYNTVSTVIRVLEEKNFVSHKAYGNTYQYFPVVSQDEYKGRALKKVISQYFDDSYTHVVSTLIEEERLSISELKDLIRKIERGKK, from the coding sequence ATGATGAGATTAACCGAAAAAGAAGAAGAGGTGATGCAAATTTTATGGGATAAAGGACCTCTGTTTGTCCGCGAAATCCTTGAGGTTTATCCGGAACCTAAACCTCATTACAATACCGTTTCTACCGTTATCCGGGTGCTTGAAGAAAAGAATTTTGTAAGCCATAAAGCGTATGGAAATACGTATCAGTATTTTCCCGTTGTGTCGCAGGATGAGTATAAAGGCAGGGCACTGAAGAAAGTGATTTCCCAATACTTTGATGACTCTTATACCCATGTGGTCTCTACATTGATCGAAGAGGAGCGGTTGTCGATCAGTGAATTGAAAGACCTGATAAGGAAAATTGAAAGAGGTAAAAAATAA